The sequence GCTGTGCTGTTTGCAGGGCGTGCAGTCACTTCGTTATATCTTACACCCAGGAAAACATTTTCTTTAGGGAAGAAACGGTAAACTGCATCAACTGCATATTGGCTTGCATCTCTTGTTTTAGCTTCGGAAGCAGAACGGCCACTTGATTTTTCGTAAGTACCAAATACTTCGAAGCCGCTATATTTAGCAAATACGTTGAACATACCTGCGTTGATCTTCTTGGTAAAACCAGGATTGAAACGACCGGAGAATGCGAGTGGAGTACCTGCACCGCTGGTGTTGCTTGGGTTAGAAGAAGCTTCTTCCATCACGTATTGGTAGTTAGAACCGGAACGGTCGCCACCATACAGTGTGTTGCTACCGCTACTCTGGTTGCCATAGTAGCTCAGGCTTGCACGCAAACGGAATTTCTCAGCCAGTTTCTTGTCAAAGCCTACTTTAGCTAACAGGGATGGAGACTTGTGCAGTTTGCCATCAGCGTTGTTCTTGTTGTAGAGGGAGTCTACGTTACCTTTGATCATACCGTTGGTGATACCAACCATACCGAACAGACCATTGTGTTTCAGGTAAACTTCAGCACCAATTTCTGTTGCATAAGCATCCATGATGTTACTTTCCATGAAAGGATTGTAGAGGGTCTGACCACCATCGCTTCTGCGGAAGTGTGCATCACCATAGTCTACTTCCATGTGACCCACTTTGATGGTTGCATATTTCATGATGCCATCAAGTACTTCGTTTCTGAATGGAAGTCTGTCGATTTGGATATATCCACCTTTTACCCATGTTTCATTATGGTGTTTGGAAGACAGGTACAAAGTTAAGTTCATGGTGATACCAGGAGCCAGCGGTACATCGAAGTACAGGTTAGCCTGTGCTGTCTGGAACCCTGCGGTGATATCTTTCAGTTTGTTACCAGCTACAGATCCTGTAGAGCTGGAATAAGAACCTACTGTATTGTTTAGTGCAGTGGGATTTTCGTGTTTCAGATTTTGGAACTGCATGGTAAAACCAGCACCGATTCTAGGTTTGATACCGTCGAAGTAGGTGGAAGTATCCTTTGCTCCTTCGAATACGTTGATACCAGTTTTATCGTATGGTCTCCAGTTTGGAATGTTCCGGTCCTGCGCCATTAAGGTAATTGGGAAGAAGCCGACGCAAAACAACACTATATGTTGCAGACGCATTTTTGTTTTCATGGCAATCGATTTAAAATAATGTGTAGTGGTTAGTGGTTTTATTATTGATGAAGTGTAATTTATTGGTGAAGTGTAAACTCGTAGCTGATAGTTACAGCGTTACCAGTTTTCATGGCACCCATCATGAAGGATGGAGGATCCACCTGGAAGTCAGTCATATTGATAACTTTGCTTCCTTTGATAACTACTGATTTACCACCGGCTGCTGCAGTGCTCTTCGCTGTCAGTTCTACTGCTTTGGTTACACCTGCAATGGTCAGTTGACCTTGTGCTTTGATGGAACCATCTGCAGCTACAGTTGAAGTAGTAATTTTGAAAGTGATGTTTGGATTCTTTTTAGTTTTTAATGCTTTATATGCATTGCTATCCATGCCACTGTGTTCACTTTTCAGCGTTTCTGCACCTACAGTGTAACTGAGTGCAGTAATACCGGTCAGCTGGCCGGCAGGGCTGAAGGTAAGGTCAGCTGTACAGGTTCCGGAAGTAGCTTTCATTTCCCAGTCGTGAAGGGTAGATGTACCGTTTACTTTGAGACTAATGCCGCTTACTACCAGTGTTTTATTCTGTGCAAATGCTGCCGCTACGATAAGTTGTACGAACAGTAATGTGGCGATTCCTTTTCTGATGATTGCTGAGTGATACATGGTAAATTGGATTTAAAGCGTTAGACGGATATCGTTCCGTTCTGAGTGCAAGTTGGTGATAAGTAGATTGGCGGGAAATGATGGACATCATTCCTGTAACTGATTGGAGTTGGGGTATGCCTGACAGTGGTTATCTTAATCGTTGCGGCCCTTGTAGGCAGAGGGCAAAACACCGTACTCGAGCTTAAAATAGCGGGAAAAATATTTGGGGTTATTAAAGCCGACTTCGTAGGCTATTTCGGCGATGGTTAACTGGCTTTTTTCGAGCAATTGGGCTGCCCGCTTGAGTCTTATGGATCTGATAAATTCAATCGGGGGCTTACCTGTTAATGATAGTAGCTTTTTGTAAACAGAGACTCTGCTCATGAAAAGTTCACGGCTCAGCTCTTCTACAGAGAAGTCCGGGTTGGAAATATTCTTCTCTACTATCTGTAATGCCTGCTGAATAAACTGTTCGTCCTGTGAGGAGATGGCAATTTCCTCCGGATGTGCTTCTATGTGCTGTTGGAAGGTCTTTTTGAGGGATTGTTGCTGATTTATGATATTCCTTATGCGTGACAACAACATTTCGAAGTTGAATGGCTTGGTAATGTACTCAGACGCGCCATTGTCAAGGGCTTCCAGCTGGTCTTCCTCCGCTGCACGGGCTGTGAGGAGAATGACAGGAAGGTGTGCCGTACGGGGCTGTTGCCGGATCTTACGGCAGAGCTCCAAACCATCCATTTCGGGCATACTTACATCGCTGACCACGATCGAGGGTAGGGTATTTTGTAAAATATTCCAGCCAGCCAGGCCGTTGGGCGCATCAACAATGTGAAAGTACTGACCAAGATTATCTTTGAGATAAAAACGAAAATCTTCGCTGTCTTCGATCAGGAGAATAACGGGCTTTTTGCCTGTATAGATAGGTGTGGCGTCAGGTATTTGCGGCTCCATAATGGAGGTGTGTTGCGTAGCTCCTTTGGTAGCGGTCTGAATGCCATTCACAGGCAGTAACACCGTGAAGGCGCTACCCATGCCGGGGGCACTGTCTACACTGATACTGCCACCATGGAGTTTTACAAATTCTTTGGTGATGCTTAAGCCGATGCCACTGCCCTGGTTGACGAGTGAATCGGGTATGTCGTGTTGGAAAAAACGTTCGAAAATACGGTCTTGTTGATCGGGAGGTATACCAATACCAGTATCTTTTACTATGATGGCCAGCAAACCGTTTTGTTGCAGTTGTAAGTCAATGGAAATATTGCCCTGGTCAGGGGTAAATTTAAATGCATTGCTGAGTAAATTGAACAGGATCTTTTCAATCTTGTCAGGGTCATAGAGCATGGTCAGCACTGGCACATTGCTATGGAAGTCGAGGTGAATTTGTTTCTTTTCGGACAGGTCCGAGAAAGAGGTGGTGAGTTCTTTGATGAACGCAATGATATCACCTTCTGTAGCGTATAATTTGATTTCCTGTACTTCCATTTTACGGAAGTCGAGGAGTTGATTTACCAGGTTGAGTAAGCGGCGTGCATTGCGCTGTACAAGCACGAGTTGTTGCTGTACATTGCCTTCGATATCTTTTTTCAGTAGTCTTTCTAAAGGCGTAATAATTAAGCTTAGCGGCGTGCGGAATTCATGACTTATATTTGTGAAGAAACGGATCTTCAGCGAATCTAATTCATGCATGCGCCGTGCTTCCTGTCTTTCCTGTGCAATGCGTGCACGGAATCTTTCTCTTTCAAGAATTACACGCCTGCCAATGATTAAGGCGCCTATGATGAGTAGGGCATAAATGATGAATGCCAGCGGTGTTCGCCAGAATGGTGGTAAGATGGTGATGCGTAATTCCAGTGGTTGTGGTGTCCATATACCATCGTTGTTAGAGGCTTTTACTTTGAAGATATATTCACCAGGATCGAGGTTCGTGTAAGTGGCAGTGCGTGCGCCTGCATCACTCGTGAGCCATTCGTGGTTAAAGCC is a genomic window of Chitinophaga sp. LS1 containing:
- a CDS encoding YceI family protein, with the translated sequence MYHSAIIRKGIATLLFVQLIVAAAFAQNKTLVVSGISLKVNGTSTLHDWEMKATSGTCTADLTFSPAGQLTGITALSYTVGAETLKSEHSGMDSNAYKALKTKKNPNITFKITTSTVAADGSIKAQGQLTIAGVTKAVELTAKSTAAAGGKSVVIKGSKVINMTDFQVDPPSFMMGAMKTGNAVTISYEFTLHQ